The Dunckerocampus dactyliophorus isolate RoL2022-P2 chromosome 1, RoL_Ddac_1.1, whole genome shotgun sequence genome has a segment encoding these proteins:
- the prkag3a gene encoding 5'-AMP-activated protein kinase subunit gamma-1 isoform X1 produces the protein MVIKGLASHEPRRTSPRSSYIWSRCPKRNPPPRALGPDTYHCTSPKIVPTSSRQSEELSGAPSVCLRLRKQLFHGHSRIMEPPSQVSFPANGEMQKQEADVTVYMNFMKSHCCYDAIPTSCKLVIFDTKLQVSTRLLLQLMNDCRPECVYPHPKGAKSLLCTGGKQLEGCTFMGQQAAEICMLTITDFINILHCYYKSPLVQMYELESHKIETWRDVYLKCSCPLLISISPDASLFDAIYSLLKHKIHRLPVIDPESGNVLHILTHKRILKFLHIFGKKVPKPVFVQRQIQELGIGTFKNIATVHQTATLYDALSIFVERRVSALPVVDEGGKVVALYSRFDVINLAAQKTYSNLHVTMLEALHRRTCCMEGVIKCYPDETLETVIDRIVTAEVHRLVLVDRGDVVRGIISLSDLLQAMVLTPAGIEALLS, from the exons ATGgtaataaaag GCCTCGCCAGCCATGAGCCTCGCCGCACGTCACCGCGTTCAAGCTACATTT GGAGCAGATGTCCGAAGCGGAACCCTCCCCCCCGTGCCCTTGGACCTGACACATACCACTGCACAAGTCCTAAAATAGTCCCAACCTCCTCTCGACAGAGTGAGGAACTAAGCGGAGCACCAAGTGTCTGTTTGCGGCTTCGAAAACAACTTTTTCATGGACACAGCAGAATCATGGAGCCTCCCTCGCAG GTTTCATTCCCAGCCAACGGGGAGATGCAGAAGCAAG AGGCCGATGTCACAGTCTACATGAATTTCATGAAGAGCCACTGCTGCTATGACGCCATTCCAACCAGTTGTAAACTGGTCATATTTGATACCAAGCTCCAAGTAAGCACTCGCCTTCTTCTTCAGCTGATGAATGACTGTCGCCCTGAATGTGTTTATCCACATCCGAAAGGTGCAAAAAGCCTTTTATGCACTGGTGGCAAACAGCTTGAGGGCTGCACCTTTATGGGACAGCAAGCTGCAGAAATTT GTATGCTGACTATTACAGATTTCATCAATATTCTTCATTGCTATTACAAGTCCCCCTTG GTGCAGATGTATGAGTTGGAGAGCCACAAGATCGAAACATGGAGAG ATGTctatttaaagtgctcctgtccACTTCTGATTAGCATTTCTCCAGATGCCAG CCTCTTCGATGCCATCTATTCCTTACTCAAACACAAGATCCACAGACTACCTGTCATCGATCCAGAGTCGGGGAACGTCCTGCACATTCTTACCCACAAAAGGATCCTGAAGTTCCTCCATATATTT GGGAAAAAGGTTCCCAAGCCTGTGTTTGTTCAGAGGCAGATCCAGGAGCTGGGAATAGGAACTTTCAAAAACATTGCCACAGTTCACCAAACAGCGACGCTTTATGATGCCCTTTCCATATTTGTGGAAAGGAGAGTGTCGGCACTTCCAGTGGTTGATGAAGgag gCAAAGTGGTGGCACTCTACTCAAGATTTGATGTTATT AATCTGGCTGCGCAAAAGACGTACAGCAATCTGCACGTGACGATGCTGGAGGCTCTTCATAGGCGCACGTGTTGCATGGAGGGTGTGATCAAGTGCTATCCAGATGAAACACTGGAGACCGTCATAGATCGTATAGTCACAGCTGAG GTCCATCGGCTGGTGCTAGTGGACAGAGGTGACGTGGTGAGGGGCATCATCTCACTGTCTGACCTGCTGCAGGCTATGGTCTTAACCCCAGCAGGTATTGAAGCCCTTTTGTCCTAG
- the prkag3a gene encoding 5'-AMP-activated protein kinase subunit gamma-1 isoform X3 produces the protein MVIKGLASHEPRRTSPRSSYIWSRCPKRNPPPRALGPDTYHCTSPKIVPTSSRQSEELSGAPSVCLRLRKQLFHGHSRIMEPPSQVSFPANGEMQKQEADVTVYMNFMKSHCCYDAIPTSCKLVIFDTKLQVSTRLLLQLMNDCRPECVYPHPKGAKSLLCTGGKQLEGCTFMGQQAAEICMLTITDFINILHCYYKSPLVQMYELESHKIETWRDVYLKCSCPLLISISPDASLFDAIYSLLKHKIHRLPVIDPESGNVLHILTHKRILKFLHIFGKKVPKPVFVQRQIQELGIGTFKNIATVHQTATLYDALSIFVERRVSALPVVDEGGKVVALYSRFDVINLAAQKTYSNLHVTMLEALHRRTCCMEGVIKCYPDETLETVIDRIVTAEVHRLVLVDRGDVVRGIISLSDLLQAMVLTPAEITQ, from the exons ATGgtaataaaag GCCTCGCCAGCCATGAGCCTCGCCGCACGTCACCGCGTTCAAGCTACATTT GGAGCAGATGTCCGAAGCGGAACCCTCCCCCCCGTGCCCTTGGACCTGACACATACCACTGCACAAGTCCTAAAATAGTCCCAACCTCCTCTCGACAGAGTGAGGAACTAAGCGGAGCACCAAGTGTCTGTTTGCGGCTTCGAAAACAACTTTTTCATGGACACAGCAGAATCATGGAGCCTCCCTCGCAG GTTTCATTCCCAGCCAACGGGGAGATGCAGAAGCAAG AGGCCGATGTCACAGTCTACATGAATTTCATGAAGAGCCACTGCTGCTATGACGCCATTCCAACCAGTTGTAAACTGGTCATATTTGATACCAAGCTCCAAGTAAGCACTCGCCTTCTTCTTCAGCTGATGAATGACTGTCGCCCTGAATGTGTTTATCCACATCCGAAAGGTGCAAAAAGCCTTTTATGCACTGGTGGCAAACAGCTTGAGGGCTGCACCTTTATGGGACAGCAAGCTGCAGAAATTT GTATGCTGACTATTACAGATTTCATCAATATTCTTCATTGCTATTACAAGTCCCCCTTG GTGCAGATGTATGAGTTGGAGAGCCACAAGATCGAAACATGGAGAG ATGTctatttaaagtgctcctgtccACTTCTGATTAGCATTTCTCCAGATGCCAG CCTCTTCGATGCCATCTATTCCTTACTCAAACACAAGATCCACAGACTACCTGTCATCGATCCAGAGTCGGGGAACGTCCTGCACATTCTTACCCACAAAAGGATCCTGAAGTTCCTCCATATATTT GGGAAAAAGGTTCCCAAGCCTGTGTTTGTTCAGAGGCAGATCCAGGAGCTGGGAATAGGAACTTTCAAAAACATTGCCACAGTTCACCAAACAGCGACGCTTTATGATGCCCTTTCCATATTTGTGGAAAGGAGAGTGTCGGCACTTCCAGTGGTTGATGAAGgag gCAAAGTGGTGGCACTCTACTCAAGATTTGATGTTATT AATCTGGCTGCGCAAAAGACGTACAGCAATCTGCACGTGACGATGCTGGAGGCTCTTCATAGGCGCACGTGTTGCATGGAGGGTGTGATCAAGTGCTATCCAGATGAAACACTGGAGACCGTCATAGATCGTATAGTCACAGCTGAG GTCCATCGGCTGGTGCTAGTGGACAGAGGTGACGTGGTGAGGGGCATCATCTCACTGTCTGACCTGCTGCAGGCTATGGTCTTAACCCCAGCAG aAATAACCCAATAA
- the prkag3a gene encoding 5'-AMP-activated protein kinase subunit gamma-1 isoform X4, whose protein sequence is MVIKGLASHEPRRTSPRSSYIWSRCPKRNPPPRALGPDTYHCTSPKIVPTSSRQSEELSGAPSVCLRLRKQLFHGHSRIMEPPSQVSFPANGEMQKQEADVTVYMNFMKSHCCYDAIPTSCKLVIFDTKLQVQKAFYALVANSLRAAPLWDSKLQKFVGMLTITDFINILHCYYKSPLVQMYELESHKIETWRDVYLKCSCPLLISISPDASLFDAIYSLLKHKIHRLPVIDPESGNVLHILTHKRILKFLHIFGKKVPKPVFVQRQIQELGIGTFKNIATVHQTATLYDALSIFVERRVSALPVVDEGGKVVALYSRFDVINLAAQKTYSNLHVTMLEALHRRTCCMEGVIKCYPDETLETVIDRIVTAEVHRLVLVDRGDVVRGIISLSDLLQAMVLTPAGIEALLS, encoded by the exons ATGgtaataaaag GCCTCGCCAGCCATGAGCCTCGCCGCACGTCACCGCGTTCAAGCTACATTT GGAGCAGATGTCCGAAGCGGAACCCTCCCCCCCGTGCCCTTGGACCTGACACATACCACTGCACAAGTCCTAAAATAGTCCCAACCTCCTCTCGACAGAGTGAGGAACTAAGCGGAGCACCAAGTGTCTGTTTGCGGCTTCGAAAACAACTTTTTCATGGACACAGCAGAATCATGGAGCCTCCCTCGCAG GTTTCATTCCCAGCCAACGGGGAGATGCAGAAGCAAG AGGCCGATGTCACAGTCTACATGAATTTCATGAAGAGCCACTGCTGCTATGACGCCATTCCAACCAGTTGTAAACTGGTCATATTTGATACCAAGCTCCAA GTGCAAAAAGCCTTTTATGCACTGGTGGCAAACAGCTTGAGGGCTGCACCTTTATGGGACAGCAAGCTGCAGAAATTTGTGG GTATGCTGACTATTACAGATTTCATCAATATTCTTCATTGCTATTACAAGTCCCCCTTG GTGCAGATGTATGAGTTGGAGAGCCACAAGATCGAAACATGGAGAG ATGTctatttaaagtgctcctgtccACTTCTGATTAGCATTTCTCCAGATGCCAG CCTCTTCGATGCCATCTATTCCTTACTCAAACACAAGATCCACAGACTACCTGTCATCGATCCAGAGTCGGGGAACGTCCTGCACATTCTTACCCACAAAAGGATCCTGAAGTTCCTCCATATATTT GGGAAAAAGGTTCCCAAGCCTGTGTTTGTTCAGAGGCAGATCCAGGAGCTGGGAATAGGAACTTTCAAAAACATTGCCACAGTTCACCAAACAGCGACGCTTTATGATGCCCTTTCCATATTTGTGGAAAGGAGAGTGTCGGCACTTCCAGTGGTTGATGAAGgag gCAAAGTGGTGGCACTCTACTCAAGATTTGATGTTATT AATCTGGCTGCGCAAAAGACGTACAGCAATCTGCACGTGACGATGCTGGAGGCTCTTCATAGGCGCACGTGTTGCATGGAGGGTGTGATCAAGTGCTATCCAGATGAAACACTGGAGACCGTCATAGATCGTATAGTCACAGCTGAG GTCCATCGGCTGGTGCTAGTGGACAGAGGTGACGTGGTGAGGGGCATCATCTCACTGTCTGACCTGCTGCAGGCTATGGTCTTAACCCCAGCAGGTATTGAAGCCCTTTTGTCCTAG
- the prkag3a gene encoding 5'-AMP-activated protein kinase subunit gamma-1 isoform X2 yields the protein MVIKGLASHEPRRTSPRSSYIWSRCPKRNPPPRALGPDTYHCTSPKIVPTSSRQSEELSGAPSVCLRLRKQLFHGHSRIMEPPSQVSFPANGEMQKQEADVTVYMNFMKSHCCYDAIPTSCKLVIFDTKLQVSTRLLLQLMNDCRPECVYPHPKGAKSLLCTGGKQLEGCTFMGQQAAEICMLTITDFINILHCYYKSPLMYELESHKIETWRDVYLKCSCPLLISISPDASLFDAIYSLLKHKIHRLPVIDPESGNVLHILTHKRILKFLHIFGKKVPKPVFVQRQIQELGIGTFKNIATVHQTATLYDALSIFVERRVSALPVVDEGGKVVALYSRFDVINLAAQKTYSNLHVTMLEALHRRTCCMEGVIKCYPDETLETVIDRIVTAEVHRLVLVDRGDVVRGIISLSDLLQAMVLTPAGIEALLS from the exons ATGgtaataaaag GCCTCGCCAGCCATGAGCCTCGCCGCACGTCACCGCGTTCAAGCTACATTT GGAGCAGATGTCCGAAGCGGAACCCTCCCCCCCGTGCCCTTGGACCTGACACATACCACTGCACAAGTCCTAAAATAGTCCCAACCTCCTCTCGACAGAGTGAGGAACTAAGCGGAGCACCAAGTGTCTGTTTGCGGCTTCGAAAACAACTTTTTCATGGACACAGCAGAATCATGGAGCCTCCCTCGCAG GTTTCATTCCCAGCCAACGGGGAGATGCAGAAGCAAG AGGCCGATGTCACAGTCTACATGAATTTCATGAAGAGCCACTGCTGCTATGACGCCATTCCAACCAGTTGTAAACTGGTCATATTTGATACCAAGCTCCAAGTAAGCACTCGCCTTCTTCTTCAGCTGATGAATGACTGTCGCCCTGAATGTGTTTATCCACATCCGAAAGGTGCAAAAAGCCTTTTATGCACTGGTGGCAAACAGCTTGAGGGCTGCACCTTTATGGGACAGCAAGCTGCAGAAATTT GTATGCTGACTATTACAGATTTCATCAATATTCTTCATTGCTATTACAAGTCCCCCTTG ATGTATGAGTTGGAGAGCCACAAGATCGAAACATGGAGAG ATGTctatttaaagtgctcctgtccACTTCTGATTAGCATTTCTCCAGATGCCAG CCTCTTCGATGCCATCTATTCCTTACTCAAACACAAGATCCACAGACTACCTGTCATCGATCCAGAGTCGGGGAACGTCCTGCACATTCTTACCCACAAAAGGATCCTGAAGTTCCTCCATATATTT GGGAAAAAGGTTCCCAAGCCTGTGTTTGTTCAGAGGCAGATCCAGGAGCTGGGAATAGGAACTTTCAAAAACATTGCCACAGTTCACCAAACAGCGACGCTTTATGATGCCCTTTCCATATTTGTGGAAAGGAGAGTGTCGGCACTTCCAGTGGTTGATGAAGgag gCAAAGTGGTGGCACTCTACTCAAGATTTGATGTTATT AATCTGGCTGCGCAAAAGACGTACAGCAATCTGCACGTGACGATGCTGGAGGCTCTTCATAGGCGCACGTGTTGCATGGAGGGTGTGATCAAGTGCTATCCAGATGAAACACTGGAGACCGTCATAGATCGTATAGTCACAGCTGAG GTCCATCGGCTGGTGCTAGTGGACAGAGGTGACGTGGTGAGGGGCATCATCTCACTGTCTGACCTGCTGCAGGCTATGGTCTTAACCCCAGCAGGTATTGAAGCCCTTTTGTCCTAG
- the prkag3a gene encoding 5'-AMP-activated protein kinase subunit gamma-1 isoform X5 codes for MEPPSQVSFPANGEMQKQEADVTVYMNFMKSHCCYDAIPTSCKLVIFDTKLQVSTRLLLQLMNDCRPECVYPHPKGAKSLLCTGGKQLEGCTFMGQQAAEICMLTITDFINILHCYYKSPLVQMYELESHKIETWRDVYLKCSCPLLISISPDASLFDAIYSLLKHKIHRLPVIDPESGNVLHILTHKRILKFLHIFGKKVPKPVFVQRQIQELGIGTFKNIATVHQTATLYDALSIFVERRVSALPVVDEGGKVVALYSRFDVINLAAQKTYSNLHVTMLEALHRRTCCMEGVIKCYPDETLETVIDRIVTAEVHRLVLVDRGDVVRGIISLSDLLQAMVLTPAGIEALLS; via the exons ATGGAGCCTCCCTCGCAG GTTTCATTCCCAGCCAACGGGGAGATGCAGAAGCAAG AGGCCGATGTCACAGTCTACATGAATTTCATGAAGAGCCACTGCTGCTATGACGCCATTCCAACCAGTTGTAAACTGGTCATATTTGATACCAAGCTCCAAGTAAGCACTCGCCTTCTTCTTCAGCTGATGAATGACTGTCGCCCTGAATGTGTTTATCCACATCCGAAAGGTGCAAAAAGCCTTTTATGCACTGGTGGCAAACAGCTTGAGGGCTGCACCTTTATGGGACAGCAAGCTGCAGAAATTT GTATGCTGACTATTACAGATTTCATCAATATTCTTCATTGCTATTACAAGTCCCCCTTG GTGCAGATGTATGAGTTGGAGAGCCACAAGATCGAAACATGGAGAG ATGTctatttaaagtgctcctgtccACTTCTGATTAGCATTTCTCCAGATGCCAG CCTCTTCGATGCCATCTATTCCTTACTCAAACACAAGATCCACAGACTACCTGTCATCGATCCAGAGTCGGGGAACGTCCTGCACATTCTTACCCACAAAAGGATCCTGAAGTTCCTCCATATATTT GGGAAAAAGGTTCCCAAGCCTGTGTTTGTTCAGAGGCAGATCCAGGAGCTGGGAATAGGAACTTTCAAAAACATTGCCACAGTTCACCAAACAGCGACGCTTTATGATGCCCTTTCCATATTTGTGGAAAGGAGAGTGTCGGCACTTCCAGTGGTTGATGAAGgag gCAAAGTGGTGGCACTCTACTCAAGATTTGATGTTATT AATCTGGCTGCGCAAAAGACGTACAGCAATCTGCACGTGACGATGCTGGAGGCTCTTCATAGGCGCACGTGTTGCATGGAGGGTGTGATCAAGTGCTATCCAGATGAAACACTGGAGACCGTCATAGATCGTATAGTCACAGCTGAG GTCCATCGGCTGGTGCTAGTGGACAGAGGTGACGTGGTGAGGGGCATCATCTCACTGTCTGACCTGCTGCAGGCTATGGTCTTAACCCCAGCAGGTATTGAAGCCCTTTTGTCCTAG